The following are encoded in a window of Maridesulfovibrio bastinii DSM 16055 genomic DNA:
- the metG gene encoding methionine--tRNA ligase, which produces MDSFFITTPIYYVNAKPHLGHAYTTIVADSMNRFHRLLGEDTYFLTGTDEHGDKIVQAAEKNGQTPRQYVDTISKMFSDLWPNLQIENSDFIRTTQERHIKCVQSVLQKVYDKGDIYFGEYGGHYCFGCERFYTEKELVDGKCPQHETKPEYIAEKNYFFKMSKYQDWLIEHINSHPDFIRPERYKNEVLSLLKSGALEDLCISRPKTRLEWGIELPFDSDYVTYVWFDALINYITALEYPDGEKFKKFWPGVNHLVAKDILKPHAVFWPTMLKAAEIEPYQHLNVHGYWLIKDTKMSKSLGNVVEPLEMAQKYGVNAFRYFILREMVFGSDASFSEEALVGRLNADLANDLGNLFSRSLSMTHKYFEGKVPTPGDSGEEDVEIKKLGRESMAGFQQCFLDAKFSRGIESLWNLVRGLNKYIDSTQPWTLYKNGETSRLGTVMYVMLENMRKIAVHLWPVMPEASEKMLEQLGIDFCCEKINLAAEIDIWGLIEPGTELARSSNLFPRVDLSAAEKPEKQKTAKKNKKAAKEESDDGFADFTDFQKIDMRVGTVLSVNKHPDADKLLLVKVDIGEESPRQVVAGLAEFFTPEDLEGRQVVIVANLKPRKLRGEMSQGMILAVRDGDKMQLMTPSSDVSNGCKIS; this is translated from the coding sequence TTGGATTCGTTTTTTATTACAACTCCCATTTATTATGTAAATGCTAAGCCTCATTTAGGTCATGCTTATACTACAATCGTAGCAGATTCTATGAACAGGTTTCACAGACTGCTTGGTGAAGACACATATTTTCTTACAGGAACAGATGAACATGGGGATAAAATTGTTCAGGCTGCAGAAAAAAATGGTCAGACTCCAAGGCAGTATGTCGACACAATCAGCAAGATGTTCAGCGATTTATGGCCTAACCTTCAAATCGAAAATTCAGATTTTATCAGAACGACTCAGGAAAGGCATATAAAATGCGTTCAGAGTGTTCTGCAGAAGGTTTATGATAAAGGCGATATCTATTTTGGGGAGTATGGCGGTCATTATTGCTTCGGTTGTGAACGCTTTTATACTGAAAAAGAGCTAGTAGACGGAAAATGTCCTCAGCACGAAACAAAGCCTGAATATATTGCAGAAAAGAACTATTTTTTCAAAATGTCCAAATATCAGGACTGGCTCATTGAGCATATCAACTCCCACCCTGATTTTATACGTCCTGAAAGATATAAAAATGAAGTTTTAAGTCTTTTAAAATCAGGAGCTCTTGAAGATCTCTGCATCTCGCGTCCTAAGACAAGGCTTGAATGGGGAATAGAACTTCCTTTTGATTCCGACTATGTCACTTATGTCTGGTTTGATGCCCTTATCAACTATATTACAGCTCTTGAATATCCTGACGGTGAGAAGTTTAAAAAATTCTGGCCAGGTGTTAACCATCTGGTAGCAAAAGATATTCTTAAACCTCATGCTGTTTTCTGGCCTACAATGCTCAAAGCCGCAGAAATTGAACCTTATCAGCATCTTAATGTGCATGGATACTGGCTTATAAAAGACACCAAGATGTCTAAATCTTTGGGCAATGTAGTTGAACCTCTCGAAATGGCCCAGAAATATGGTGTAAATGCCTTCAGGTATTTTATATTGCGTGAAATGGTTTTCGGGAGCGACGCCAGTTTCTCTGAAGAAGCCCTAGTCGGAAGATTGAATGCTGACCTTGCCAATGATCTTGGCAATCTGTTCAGCCGTTCACTTTCAATGACCCATAAGTATTTTGAGGGAAAAGTTCCAACTCCCGGCGACAGCGGGGAAGAGGATGTTGAAATCAAAAAGCTTGGCCGCGAAAGTATGGCTGGTTTTCAACAGTGCTTTCTTGATGCCAAATTTTCTAGAGGTATAGAATCTCTCTGGAATCTGGTTAGAGGTTTGAACAAGTATATTGATTCCACGCAACCATGGACTCTTTATAAAAATGGGGAGACCTCAAGACTAGGCACAGTTATGTATGTTATGTTAGAGAATATGCGTAAGATTGCAGTTCACCTCTGGCCTGTAATGCCTGAAGCCAGTGAAAAGATGCTTGAGCAGCTCGGTATAGATTTTTGCTGTGAAAAAATTAATCTTGCTGCTGAAATTGATATCTGGGGTTTAATTGAACCCGGGACTGAGCTTGCAAGGTCTTCTAATTTATTCCCAAGAGTGGATCTTTCCGCTGCTGAAAAGCCGGAAAAACAAAAAACAGCTAAGAAAAATAAAAAAGCAGCAAAAGAAGAATCGGATGACGGTTTTGCTGATTTTACTGATTTTCAGAAGATAGATATGCGTGTTGGTACAGTTTTGTCTGTAAATAAACATCCTGATGCCGATAAACTTCTTCTTGTAAAAGTAGATATAGGAGAAGAATCACCCAGACAGGTAGTTGCCGGACTTGCTGAATTTTTTACACCTGAAGATCTG
- a CDS encoding PSP1 domain-containing protein, with protein MSQVLGVKFNDFGQIYYFSSGPFVVREGQDVIVKTEQGMGMGKVFLIQQDLPPEISEDSVKTIYRLANDEDVLAAQENQDLSRDAFRFCRECIDQQDLDMKLVDVEVFFDRSKMVFYFTAPGRIDFRELVKDLVREYRTRIELRQIGVRHETQMLGAIGNCGQLCCCRRFMRKFMPVTIRMAKEQNLFLNPTKISGICGRLLCCLSFEQDNYEDFHKKSPKIGKKHNTVHGRVRVARTNFFRGTVTVAPEHGDEIEISLDEWPDQLLQDGEEVPQPQAKPARSSRPQRPSKNSAGRKSGRDRGKTEDSDDVLRGQEVSSENGSADAVARNEAKNTQSQRPEKRKKNYKPRQSESQESGSSESSQDKKNARPNDDSEKKTDRKAAPKNKGRISRRKKRRKPPLNKKK; from the coding sequence ATGTCACAAGTTTTAGGAGTAAAATTCAATGACTTTGGTCAGATATACTATTTCTCTTCCGGCCCTTTTGTTGTGAGGGAAGGTCAGGATGTTATAGTGAAGACCGAACAGGGCATGGGGATGGGGAAGGTCTTTTTGATCCAGCAGGATCTGCCTCCCGAAATTTCTGAAGATTCGGTAAAAACAATATATAGACTTGCTAATGACGAAGATGTTCTGGCTGCACAGGAAAATCAGGATTTGTCGAGGGATGCATTCAGATTTTGCAGAGAATGCATAGATCAGCAGGATCTGGACATGAAACTTGTTGATGTCGAGGTCTTTTTTGATCGCAGCAAAATGGTATTTTATTTTACTGCTCCCGGTAGAATAGATTTTCGTGAGCTGGTTAAGGATTTGGTCAGAGAGTATAGAACAAGAATTGAGTTACGCCAGATTGGTGTCCGGCACGAAACCCAGATGCTTGGCGCTATTGGTAACTGCGGTCAGCTCTGCTGTTGCCGCAGGTTTATGCGTAAATTTATGCCTGTAACAATTCGTATGGCTAAAGAGCAGAATCTCTTTTTGAATCCAACAAAAATTTCAGGTATTTGCGGTCGTTTACTTTGCTGCTTAAGCTTTGAACAGGATAATTATGAAGATTTTCATAAGAAAAGTCCTAAAATCGGTAAAAAGCATAATACAGTCCATGGCAGAGTTCGTGTTGCAAGAACAAATTTCTTCCGTGGTACTGTGACAGTTGCTCCGGAGCATGGTGACGAGATCGAAATAAGCCTTGATGAATGGCCGGATCAACTTCTGCAGGACGGGGAAGAAGTTCCTCAGCCTCAGGCTAAGCCTGCTAGATCATCTAGACCCCAGCGTCCTTCAAAAAATTCAGCAGGGAGAAAATCCGGGCGTGATCGTGGTAAAACCGAGGATTCAGATGATGTTTTAAGAGGGCAGGAAGTTTCTTCTGAAAATGGCAGTGCAGATGCTGTAGCTAGGAATGAAGCCAAAAATACACAAAGTCAGCGTCCCGAAAAAAGAAAAAAGAATTACAAGCCAAGACAGTCTGAATCGCAGGAATCCGGGTCTTCTGAAAGTAGTCAGGATAAAAAGAATGCACGGCCTAATGACGATTCCGAGAAAAAGACAGATAGAAAAGCTGCACCTAAAAATAAAGGGCGGATCTCCAGACGCAAAAAGCGTAGGAAGCCTCCTTTAAATAAAAAGAAATAA
- a CDS encoding response regulator, giving the protein MRALIVDDDFYCRNMLHEIMRPFATCDIAVNGEEAVYAFKKTLQNDGRYDLVFLDLMMPEMDGQQALREIRAIEKDLDLNDESKVKIIVTTMLDDRKETHDAFFLGEATSYLVKPIDENKLIKELVNLGFSVNKES; this is encoded by the coding sequence ATGAGGGCGCTTATAGTTGATGATGACTTTTATTGCCGTAATATGCTGCATGAAATAATGCGGCCTTTTGCAACGTGTGATATCGCCGTAAATGGTGAAGAAGCCGTATATGCTTTTAAAAAGACTCTTCAGAATGACGGCAGATATGATCTTGTTTTTCTGGATTTAATGATGCCGGAGATGGATGGTCAGCAGGCGTTAAGAGAAATTCGGGCGATAGAAAAAGATCTTGATCTGAACGATGAGAGTAAAGTAAAAATAATAGTAACAACCATGCTTGATGACCGTAAGGAAACTCATGATGCTTTTTTCCTTGGCGAAGCAACATCATATCTTGTTAAGCCTATAGATGAAAATAAGCTGATCAAAGAACTTGTTAATTTAGGTTTCTCTGTAAATAAAGAGTCATAA
- a CDS encoding DNA internalization-related competence protein ComEC/Rec2, whose product MGIAANKWLFPSFFLLGIYSLIILNLKKSFKFIFFLPFLFFAGFYYAHVSIPSGPPEITSWMEQRKKVDLSATIKTVRGYPGQRLSIELDNVVCTTSKNLHQHLDGITVWTWYKPEFRPVKGQQIKLHTRVKPIIGYRNPECWDYTFYARTKNRMYRIFTNGVLKDAVFTPPAPSFFSDLKTAYNNLVISLSPDTQGGSFFPALLSGDRFFLNTQTVDLLRRAGLSHTLALSGLHIGFVVGIGCFIAMFYGYLFPRLYLYIPRQKLAVLICFPLVLFYLWMGGFTASLLRSSCMFFFWGILLVLDRPRVLLDGLFLAVLAIVIVSPLAIFDIGLQFSALAVLGISLFFKFFYYPFTKMHFYGSAPLKFIGGVFAVSIGANILLLPLIIWNFGTFTPNFLFNLIWVPLLGTIIMPVCVFGGLFLAFFSHGAGEFLFSIGANIISHAISLLNYANHAGFLPEISCYRPFWSGITAYFLLLFIIIMWSYKRKFPYLFLSIFLILCGISLYKIHSADGNFKISVLDTGQSQSVFVKTPAGKKILVDGGGTFGSFDIGRSIVAPVLTYGSLPAVDEVILSHKDYDHSEGLAFILENFKVGEFCFNGHYPSGKLGRRIKKALNLNKIKIRVLHSGDIVEVEPGVVINVYNPDKSYNGSSNNRSLALRIVSNGQGIVFLPGDIEKKSIANILKNDRDLSSKLLLLPHHGSRSSFSPAFYKRVNPVAAVAACGLFNRFGFVAETVREELKDEKIRLYTTSECGAVEFIVNSDGTLKEQY is encoded by the coding sequence ATGGGGATAGCTGCTAATAAATGGCTGTTTCCATCTTTTTTCCTATTGGGAATTTATTCCTTAATTATTTTAAATTTAAAAAAAAGTTTCAAGTTTATATTTTTTTTACCTTTTTTATTTTTTGCTGGATTTTACTATGCCCATGTCAGTATTCCTTCCGGTCCTCCTGAAATAACAAGCTGGATGGAGCAGAGAAAAAAGGTTGATCTAAGTGCTACAATTAAGACTGTTAGAGGCTACCCGGGGCAAAGATTAAGTATTGAGTTGGATAATGTCGTCTGCACAACTTCAAAAAATTTACATCAACACTTAGATGGAATAACCGTTTGGACATGGTACAAGCCTGAGTTCAGACCTGTAAAAGGGCAACAGATTAAACTCCATACCAGGGTTAAGCCCATTATAGGATACAGAAATCCAGAATGCTGGGACTACACGTTTTATGCGCGCACCAAGAATAGAATGTATCGTATCTTCACAAACGGAGTCCTTAAAGATGCTGTATTTACTCCTCCCGCTCCATCTTTTTTCTCAGATTTAAAGACAGCATATAATAATCTTGTCATTTCTCTTTCGCCCGATACTCAGGGTGGTTCATTTTTTCCTGCCTTATTAAGTGGGGATAGATTCTTTCTAAATACTCAAACAGTAGACTTACTTCGTCGTGCAGGCCTTTCTCATACGTTGGCCCTGTCCGGGCTGCATATTGGCTTTGTTGTGGGGATAGGTTGTTTTATAGCCATGTTTTACGGCTATTTATTCCCCCGGCTGTACCTCTATATCCCCAGACAGAAGCTGGCAGTTCTGATATGTTTTCCTCTGGTTTTATTTTATTTGTGGATGGGAGGATTTACTGCGTCGCTGCTGAGATCTTCCTGTATGTTCTTTTTCTGGGGAATTCTGCTTGTTCTAGATAGACCTAGAGTGTTGCTTGATGGTCTTTTTCTAGCTGTCCTAGCTATTGTAATTGTTTCTCCGCTGGCAATTTTCGATATTGGTTTGCAATTTTCAGCTCTGGCAGTTCTCGGCATATCTCTCTTTTTCAAATTCTTTTATTATCCATTTACTAAAATGCATTTTTATGGCTCTGCGCCATTAAAATTTATTGGCGGTGTATTCGCTGTAAGTATCGGTGCAAACATTTTGTTATTGCCGCTTATTATATGGAATTTTGGAACTTTTACACCCAATTTTCTGTTCAACCTCATCTGGGTTCCGCTTCTTGGAACAATAATAATGCCTGTTTGTGTTTTCGGCGGCCTTTTCCTTGCATTTTTTTCACATGGTGCAGGTGAATTTCTTTTTTCAATTGGCGCAAATATCATTTCTCATGCCATCAGCCTGTTAAATTATGCCAACCACGCCGGGTTTCTGCCTGAAATCAGTTGCTACCGTCCTTTCTGGTCTGGGATTACAGCTTACTTCCTTTTGCTTTTTATTATAATTATGTGGAGTTATAAGAGAAAATTTCCTTATTTGTTTTTAAGTATATTTTTAATTCTATGCGGAATATCGTTATATAAAATTCATTCTGCGGACGGTAATTTTAAAATTTCTGTGCTTGATACCGGACAATCTCAATCTGTTTTTGTTAAGACTCCTGCTGGTAAGAAGATACTTGTTGATGGTGGAGGGACTTTCGGTTCTTTTGATATTGGACGCTCAATAGTTGCCCCTGTATTGACTTATGGTTCCCTTCCGGCTGTTGATGAAGTAATTTTATCTCATAAAGACTATGACCACAGTGAGGGATTGGCTTTTATTCTTGAGAATTTTAAAGTTGGCGAGTTTTGTTTCAACGGTCATTACCCTTCAGGCAAACTTGGTAGAAGGATAAAAAAGGCGTTGAATCTTAATAAGATAAAAATACGTGTTCTACATTCAGGTGATATTGTTGAGGTTGAACCGGGAGTTGTAATTAACGTATATAATCCTGATAAGAGTTATAATGGATCATCTAATAATCGTTCTTTGGCGTTGCGTATTGTTTCAAATGGTCAGGGAATTGTGTTTTTACCCGGTGATATTGAGAAAAAAAGTATTGCAAACATATTAAAGAATGATAGAGACCTGAGTTCAAAGTTGTTATTACTTCCTCATCACGGAAGCCGAAGTTCTTTCAGTCCAGCATTCTATAAGCGGGTTAATCCTGTGGCTGCGGTCGCGGCATGTGGCTTGTTCAATAGGTTCGGTTTTGTTGCTGAGACTGTGCGTGAAGAGTTGAAGGATGAAAAGATACGGCTTTACACAACTTCGGAATGTGGTGCTGTTGAGTTCATCGTTAATTCAGATGGAACATTGAAAGAGCAGTACTAA
- the murA gene encoding UDP-N-acetylglucosamine 1-carboxyvinyltransferase yields the protein MDKLIIEGGVPLHGEIRVSGAKNAALPILLACILPEGPINLSRVPRLRDIHTTLKLLNILGCETTFEDNKVKSVAGDIQTEAPYDLVKTMRASVLCLGPLLALKGEAKVALPGGCAIGARPVDLHLRAFEKMGATFDLDSGYIHGKCKKLKGAEIHFDFPTVGGTENVLMAAAIADGDTVIENAAREPEVEDLANFLNACGAKISGQGTSIIKIEGVTSLKGCNYTVMPDRIEAGTYLVAAAMTDSELEILDCPFQELDAVVYKLREMGVWVHEDNDRVIVRRHGQLKGVDITTQPFPGFPTDMQAQLMTLMCIANGAGTIEEKIFENRFMHVQELVRLGANIKLKGRTAMIRGVEKLTGAPVMASDLRASASLVVAGLAAEGRTEIQRIYHLDRGYEQLEKKLSAVGARIWREKE from the coding sequence ATGGATAAGTTGATAATTGAAGGCGGTGTTCCTCTGCATGGGGAGATTAGAGTCAGCGGAGCTAAAAATGCGGCTTTACCTATCTTACTGGCTTGTATTCTTCCTGAAGGACCCATTAACCTCTCAAGAGTTCCGAGGCTGCGTGATATCCACACAACTTTAAAGCTTCTGAACATATTAGGCTGTGAAACAACCTTTGAGGATAATAAAGTAAAAAGTGTTGCCGGGGATATTCAAACCGAAGCTCCGTATGATCTTGTAAAAACCATGCGTGCTTCAGTTTTATGCCTGGGACCTTTGCTTGCCCTTAAAGGAGAAGCAAAAGTAGCTCTACCGGGGGGATGTGCAATTGGAGCCCGTCCTGTAGATTTACATCTCAGAGCTTTTGAAAAGATGGGAGCTACTTTTGATCTTGATTCAGGGTATATTCATGGGAAATGTAAAAAATTAAAGGGAGCTGAAATTCATTTTGATTTTCCCACAGTAGGGGGAACTGAAAATGTTCTGATGGCCGCAGCCATAGCTGATGGTGATACGGTGATTGAAAATGCTGCTCGTGAGCCGGAAGTTGAGGACCTTGCCAATTTTCTTAATGCATGCGGGGCAAAAATCAGTGGTCAGGGCACCAGCATAATTAAAATTGAAGGAGTGACTTCTTTAAAGGGATGTAACTACACAGTTATGCCGGATCGCATTGAAGCAGGAACATATCTCGTTGCCGCTGCAATGACTGATAGTGAACTTGAAATTTTAGATTGCCCGTTTCAGGAACTGGATGCTGTCGTATATAAGCTCAGGGAAATGGGTGTATGGGTTCATGAAGATAATGACAGGGTTATAGTGCGTCGTCATGGTCAGTTAAAAGGTGTGGATATTACGACACAGCCTTTCCCGGGATTTCCGACTGACATGCAGGCTCAGCTAATGACTCTTATGTGTATAGCAAACGGTGCCGGAACTATTGAAGAAAAGATTTTTGAAAACCGTTTTATGCATGTTCAGGAACTTGTAAGGCTCGGAGCAAATATAAAATTAAAGGGCCGCACAGCTATGATACGCGGTGTTGAAAAGCTGACAGGAGCACCTGTTATGGCTTCTGATCTGAGAGCCAGTGCTTCTCTTGTTGTTGCAGGTCTTGCTGCTGAGGGTAGAACTGAGATTCAGAGGATATATCACCTTGATCGCGGTTATGAGCAGTTGGAAAAGAAATTATCAGCTGTAGGTGCTAGAATCTGGCGGGAAAAGGAATAA